A window of the Atribacterota bacterium genome harbors these coding sequences:
- a CDS encoding RtcB family protein, with the protein MKSNLEEILKQIDSNIWEIPKESCPGMRVNGRIYASDNLIGKIIADQSPKQVANVAFLPGIVGYSLAMPDIHWGYGFPIGGVAATRLEDGVISPGGVGFDINCGVRLIRSNIKFEDIKDKLPEIIEALYKKIPSGVGSEGIIKLNFQEIKKVMAKGAQWAVEKGYGEKEDITYTEEKGRMYQANPDIISKKAIQRGLSQLGTLGSGNHFLEVQVVDHIYQPEIARQLGLEEGMITILIHTGSRGFGHQVCTDHLSVMQKAVQRYNINLPDKQLACAPVNSPEGEKYYQAMCCAANFAWANRQCIMHWTREVFSKILQISSERLGLKLIYDVAHNIAKKELHYYNGKSVELCVHRKGATRAFSPQHPELPIKYKNIGQPVLIPGDMGRFSFCSIGTKKAMNETFGSTCHGAGRVMSRGEAKREAKNRNIAAELKAKNILVKARSKATLAEEMSNAYKDVSEVVDVMDKSGISKRVVRMRPLGVIKG; encoded by the coding sequence ATGAAAAGTAATTTAGAAGAAATCTTAAAACAAATTGATTCAAATATCTGGGAAATTCCAAAGGAATCATGCCCGGGCATGAGAGTGAATGGACGAATATATGCCTCAGATAATTTAATTGGGAAAATAATAGCAGATCAATCTCCCAAGCAGGTAGCCAATGTTGCTTTCCTGCCGGGAATTGTGGGTTATTCTTTGGCAATGCCTGATATTCACTGGGGATATGGTTTCCCGATTGGCGGTGTTGCAGCCACCAGACTTGAGGATGGCGTAATTTCACCGGGAGGAGTAGGATTTGATATTAACTGTGGAGTTAGATTGATTCGTTCTAATATAAAATTTGAAGATATCAAAGATAAGTTGCCTGAAATTATAGAGGCATTATACAAAAAAATACCTTCCGGAGTCGGATCAGAAGGAATTATCAAATTAAATTTCCAGGAAATAAAAAAAGTAATGGCAAAGGGTGCTCAATGGGCTGTAGAAAAAGGATATGGTGAAAAGGAAGACATTACTTATACAGAAGAAAAAGGAAGAATGTACCAGGCTAATCCGGATATTATCAGCAAGAAAGCGATACAACGGGGTTTGTCTCAGCTTGGAACCCTTGGTTCAGGAAATCATTTTTTAGAGGTTCAGGTTGTTGACCATATCTATCAGCCGGAAATTGCCCGACAGTTGGGACTTGAAGAGGGGATGATTACTATCTTAATTCATACCGGTTCCAGGGGTTTTGGACATCAGGTATGTACTGACCATTTGTCTGTAATGCAAAAAGCAGTTCAGCGATATAATATTAATCTTCCTGATAAGCAGTTAGCCTGTGCGCCCGTGAATTCTCCTGAAGGGGAAAAATATTACCAGGCTATGTGCTGTGCAGCAAATTTTGCCTGGGCTAACCGGCAATGTATAATGCACTGGACAAGAGAAGTATTTAGTAAGATATTACAAATTTCTTCTGAACGATTGGGATTAAAATTAATATATGATGTGGCGCATAATATTGCTAAAAAGGAGCTTCATTACTATAATGGTAAGAGTGTCGAGTTATGTGTGCACAGAAAAGGGGCTACCAGGGCTTTTTCACCACAGCACCCCGAATTGCCTATCAAATATAAGAATATCGGTCAACCTGTTTTAATTCCGGGAGATATGGGGCGTTTCTCGTTTTGTTCAATTGGGACCAAAAAAGCTATGAACGAAACCTTTGGCTCAACCTGTCATGGAGCAGGCCGGGTGATGAGTCGCGGTGAGGCGAAGAGAGAAGCGAAAAATCGGAATATAGCTGCTGAATTGAAGGCTAAAAATATTCTGGTAAAAGCAAGGAGCAAGGCAACTTTAGCTGAGGAGATGTCCAATGCTTATAAAGATGTTTCTGAGGTAGTAGATGTGATGGACAAAAGCGGTATTTCTAAAAGAGTTGTAAGAATGCGTCCATTAGGGGTAATTAAAGGATAA
- a CDS encoding archease, with the protein MPKEYQLIEHMADVGLKAFGKTKKTLFQNAARGMFSIITGSSELARQKNQQYWTIKCDGFDVENLLVEWLSELLFIHNTDFVILNDFIIENVTNNSLQAKSYGIKIIDYPYNIEMEIKAVTYHKLQVIKNKKGYWEATVIFDI; encoded by the coding sequence TGGATTAAAGGCTTTTGGGAAAACAAAGAAAACATTATTTCAAAATGCAGCTCGTGGCATGTTTTCTATTATTACAGGTTCTTCTGAATTAGCCAGGCAAAAAAATCAGCAATACTGGACTATAAAATGTGATGGATTTGATGTAGAGAATTTATTGGTAGAATGGTTGAGTGAATTATTATTTATTCATAATACTGATTTTGTAATTTTAAATGATTTTATAATTGAAAATGTAACTAACAATAGCCTTCAGGCTAAATCATACGGCATAAAGATTATCGATTATCCCTACAATATTGAGATGGAAATTAAAGCAGTAACCTATCATAAACTGCAGGTGATAAAAAATAAAAAAGGTTATTGGGAAGCTACTGTTATTTTTGATATTTGA